In Patagioenas fasciata isolate bPatFas1 chromosome 11, bPatFas1.hap1, whole genome shotgun sequence, the following proteins share a genomic window:
- the TMLHE gene encoding trimethyllysine dioxygenase, mitochondrial isoform X1, whose amino-acid sequence MLGMWYRRLPRLFVVPHRPTGSTSPRVPWLPRDRAVPAATTCWHHTAPESLKCAWQLHGDHLELRYANTLMRFDFVWLRDHCRSASCYNTKTNQRSLDTASVDLGIKPKAVRVDETTLFLTWPDGHVTRYGLEWLVKNSYEGQKQQVMHPRILWNAEIYRQAQVPSVDCQSFLETDEGLKEFLQNFLLYGIAFVENVTPTKEDTEILAERISLIRETIYGRMWYFTSDFSRGDTAYTKLALDRHTDTTYFQEPCGIQVFHCLKHEGTGGRTLLVDGFYAAEQVLRQAPDQFELLSKVPLKHEYVENVGDCHNHMIGVGPVLNVYPWNNELYLIRYNNYDRAVINTVPYDVVHRWYAAHRTLTAELRRPENELWVKLKPGKALFIDNWRVLHGREAFTGYRQLCGCYLTRDDVLNTARLLGLQA is encoded by the exons CTCGGGATGTGGTACAGGCGGCTGCCCCGGCTGTTCGTGGTGCCGCACCGGCCGACCGGGAGCACCAGCCCTCGCGTGCCGTGGCTGCCCCGTgacagggctgtccctgctgctacCACTTGCTGGCATCACACGGCCCCGGAGTCCCTGAAGTGTGCCTGGCAGTTACACGGTGATCAcctag AGCTCAGGTATGCGAACACCCTGATGCGTTTTGATTTCGTATGGCTGCGGGACCACTGCCGCTCAGCTTCCTGCTACAACACCAAGACCAACCAGCGCAGCCTGGACACAGCCAGCGTGGACCTGGGGATCAAACCCAAGGCTGTCCGAGTGGATGAGACCACGCTCTTCCTCACAT GGCCGGACGGGCATGTGACGCGCTACGGGCTGGAGTGGCTGGTGAAGAACAGCTACGAGGGGCAGAAGCAGCAGGTCATGCACCCACGGATTCTCTGGAACGCAGAGATCTACCGCCAGGCCCAAGTTCCTTCTGTTGACTGCCAGAGTTTCCTGGAGACAGACGAGGGGCTGAAGGAGTTCCTGCAAAACTTCTTGTTATACGGGATTGCTTTTGTAGAGAACGTCACTCCCACCAAAGAGGACACAGAAATCTTAGCAGAAAGGATCAGCTTAATCAG GGAAACCATTTATGGCAGAATGTGGTATTTCACCTCCGACTTCTCTCGGGGAGACACTGCCTACACCAAGCTGGCTCTGGATCGTCACACAGACACAACGTACTtccaggagccctgtgg CATCCAGGTGTTTCACTGCCTGAAGCACGAGGGCACGGGCGGGCGGACACTGCTGGTGGACGGTTTCTACGCGGCAGAGCAGGTTCTCCGGCAAGCCCCTGACCAATTTGAGCTGCTCAGCAAGGTGCCGTTGAAGCACGAGTACGTTGAGAACGTGGGAGACTGTCACAACCACATGATTGGAGTTGGGCCGGTCCTCAATGTCTATCCTTGGAACAACGAGCTTTATCTCATCAG ATACAATAACTATGATCGTGCTGTCATCAACACTGTGCCTTACGATGTTGTGCACCGCTGGTACGCTGCTCACCGCACACTCACCGCAGAGCTCAGGAGACCAGAAAATGAACTGTGGGTCAAACTGAAGCCGGGCAAG GCGCTGTTCATAGATAACTGGCGCGTGCTGCACGGCCGGGAAGCGTTCACAGGGTACCGCCAGCTCTGCGGCTGCTACCTGACAAGAGATGATGTGCTGAACACCGCACGCTTACTGGGGCTGCAAGCGTAG
- the TMLHE gene encoding trimethyllysine dioxygenase, mitochondrial isoform X2, giving the protein MWYRRLPRLFVVPHRPTGSTSPRVPWLPRDRAVPAATTCWHHTAPESLKCAWQLHGDHLELRYANTLMRFDFVWLRDHCRSASCYNTKTNQRSLDTASVDLGIKPKAVRVDETTLFLTWPDGHVTRYGLEWLVKNSYEGQKQQVMHPRILWNAEIYRQAQVPSVDCQSFLETDEGLKEFLQNFLLYGIAFVENVTPTKEDTEILAERISLIRETIYGRMWYFTSDFSRGDTAYTKLALDRHTDTTYFQEPCGIQVFHCLKHEGTGGRTLLVDGFYAAEQVLRQAPDQFELLSKVPLKHEYVENVGDCHNHMIGVGPVLNVYPWNNELYLIRYNNYDRAVINTVPYDVVHRWYAAHRTLTAELRRPENELWVKLKPGKALFIDNWRVLHGREAFTGYRQLCGCYLTRDDVLNTARLLGLQA; this is encoded by the exons ATGTGGTACAGGCGGCTGCCCCGGCTGTTCGTGGTGCCGCACCGGCCGACCGGGAGCACCAGCCCTCGCGTGCCGTGGCTGCCCCGTgacagggctgtccctgctgctacCACTTGCTGGCATCACACGGCCCCGGAGTCCCTGAAGTGTGCCTGGCAGTTACACGGTGATCAcctag AGCTCAGGTATGCGAACACCCTGATGCGTTTTGATTTCGTATGGCTGCGGGACCACTGCCGCTCAGCTTCCTGCTACAACACCAAGACCAACCAGCGCAGCCTGGACACAGCCAGCGTGGACCTGGGGATCAAACCCAAGGCTGTCCGAGTGGATGAGACCACGCTCTTCCTCACAT GGCCGGACGGGCATGTGACGCGCTACGGGCTGGAGTGGCTGGTGAAGAACAGCTACGAGGGGCAGAAGCAGCAGGTCATGCACCCACGGATTCTCTGGAACGCAGAGATCTACCGCCAGGCCCAAGTTCCTTCTGTTGACTGCCAGAGTTTCCTGGAGACAGACGAGGGGCTGAAGGAGTTCCTGCAAAACTTCTTGTTATACGGGATTGCTTTTGTAGAGAACGTCACTCCCACCAAAGAGGACACAGAAATCTTAGCAGAAAGGATCAGCTTAATCAG GGAAACCATTTATGGCAGAATGTGGTATTTCACCTCCGACTTCTCTCGGGGAGACACTGCCTACACCAAGCTGGCTCTGGATCGTCACACAGACACAACGTACTtccaggagccctgtgg CATCCAGGTGTTTCACTGCCTGAAGCACGAGGGCACGGGCGGGCGGACACTGCTGGTGGACGGTTTCTACGCGGCAGAGCAGGTTCTCCGGCAAGCCCCTGACCAATTTGAGCTGCTCAGCAAGGTGCCGTTGAAGCACGAGTACGTTGAGAACGTGGGAGACTGTCACAACCACATGATTGGAGTTGGGCCGGTCCTCAATGTCTATCCTTGGAACAACGAGCTTTATCTCATCAG ATACAATAACTATGATCGTGCTGTCATCAACACTGTGCCTTACGATGTTGTGCACCGCTGGTACGCTGCTCACCGCACACTCACCGCAGAGCTCAGGAGACCAGAAAATGAACTGTGGGTCAAACTGAAGCCGGGCAAG GCGCTGTTCATAGATAACTGGCGCGTGCTGCACGGCCGGGAAGCGTTCACAGGGTACCGCCAGCTCTGCGGCTGCTACCTGACAAGAGATGATGTGCTGAACACCGCACGCTTACTGGGGCTGCAAGCGTAG